Proteins from one Deltaproteobacteria bacterium genomic window:
- a CDS encoding FAD-dependent oxidoreductase — translation MKYPNLFTPIRIRNCQLTNRIMSTAAVTRLASEDGHVTPQVTARYQRMAAGGLGAMVVEAAVVLPSRSSFNFRVSDDRLVDELKSFVASIREVNPDIKIGLQIMHFLKLSRSGWRQKVQDLTPEEIAGIPQQFAGGAWRAKNADFDFVEIHMAHFTTLASFLSLGNKRPDDYGGDFEGRIRLPSDVVLAVREAVADYPVGIRINGEEFTLEGNTLSQSTRVALRLANEGVDYISVSAGERFEDAPPPPEGFPPFAGTGYSGHRMSPRWWHPDGPQVYLAEGIRRTLRQAGYGIPVVTAGKIRRPDLAESILNQERADIIGMARTLLCDPDWPVKARENREDTIVMCAACGFCSEADERYEPVTCIQWPEGLLNAPSPWLLVPPCQDACPAHVDIRGYMDCIVQGHYEQALDLIHNKVPLPMVIGRVCPRFCEKACNRNHFDGAPVAINVLKRFVADGRRDRSEPPAEKVRPAKPQRVAVAGAGPAGLSAAFYLSRLGYGVTVFEAGEVPGGMLAWGIPAYRLPREILRREIAYLQHYGFEIKLNQPIGGAGLSINDLFNQGYNAVFLAMGAQESIPLEIEGADMAGIVDGLSWLKDINLGKSALVEDPIAVIGGGNTAIDAARSALRLGVKSVTVLYRRSREDMPAIAEEVAEAEREGVKFICRAIPKRFISKNGKIMGIECLKAEPGAPDKSGRPQPVTLSGSEFFVQAGMAIVAVGQRPDLSPLASDFQVLPSDQPLAVNSQTLATEIEGVFAGGDLVRGPASVIEALADGRRAAFAIHSHLSEEPPPAPGAGEAPTIGWESIDMNHFKKRRRVSPRTLPVSKRLVGFPEVEASLGEREALMEADRCLQCGLFPRKEGSSKSSCNQGGQNDG, via the coding sequence TTGAAGTATCCAAACTTGTTTACCCCCATTAGAATAAGGAATTGTCAACTGACAAACCGGATCATGTCGACGGCAGCCGTCACGCGCCTGGCCTCAGAGGACGGCCATGTGACCCCACAGGTCACAGCACGATACCAAAGGATGGCCGCGGGCGGACTGGGGGCGATGGTGGTGGAAGCCGCCGTGGTGCTCCCCTCGCGGAGCTCCTTTAATTTTCGCGTCAGTGATGACCGGCTTGTGGACGAGTTGAAATCCTTTGTTGCATCCATCCGTGAGGTCAACCCGGACATAAAGATCGGTCTACAGATCATGCATTTTCTTAAGCTCTCCCGCAGCGGCTGGCGTCAGAAAGTACAAGACCTGACACCTGAAGAAATCGCAGGCATCCCGCAACAGTTTGCCGGAGGGGCGTGGAGGGCAAAGAATGCGGATTTTGATTTCGTTGAAATTCACATGGCTCACTTTACCACCCTGGCTTCCTTTCTTTCCTTGGGAAACAAACGCCCCGATGATTACGGAGGAGATTTCGAGGGACGCATCAGGCTACCCTCCGACGTGGTGCTCGCCGTAAGGGAGGCCGTGGCAGATTACCCCGTCGGAATACGAATAAACGGCGAGGAATTTACCCTGGAAGGGAACACCCTCTCACAGAGCACCCGGGTGGCTCTTCGGCTGGCGAACGAAGGGGTTGATTACATCAGTGTTTCAGCGGGAGAACGGTTTGAAGACGCACCACCCCCCCCTGAGGGCTTCCCGCCGTTTGCCGGAACCGGATACAGCGGACACCGCATGAGCCCCCGGTGGTGGCATCCTGATGGACCCCAAGTTTATCTGGCCGAGGGCATTCGAAGGACATTGCGACAGGCAGGGTATGGCATCCCGGTTGTCACAGCCGGAAAAATTCGCAGGCCGGACCTGGCGGAGTCAATTCTAAACCAAGAACGGGCTGATATCATCGGCATGGCCCGCACCCTCCTGTGTGATCCCGACTGGCCCGTTAAAGCCAGGGAGAATCGTGAAGACACCATTGTAATGTGTGCAGCCTGCGGTTTTTGCAGCGAGGCCGATGAACGCTATGAACCGGTAACTTGCATCCAGTGGCCTGAAGGACTTCTCAACGCTCCTTCGCCGTGGCTCCTGGTCCCTCCCTGCCAGGACGCCTGCCCTGCGCATGTGGATATCCGCGGATACATGGACTGCATCGTCCAGGGTCATTACGAACAGGCCCTTGACCTGATTCACAACAAGGTTCCGCTTCCCATGGTCATCGGTCGCGTCTGTCCCCGCTTCTGCGAAAAAGCGTGCAATCGCAACCATTTTGATGGCGCCCCTGTGGCCATCAACGTTCTGAAACGATTTGTCGCCGATGGGCGACGAGACAGATCGGAACCGCCTGCTGAAAAAGTCAGGCCCGCCAAGCCTCAGCGGGTGGCGGTTGCCGGTGCCGGGCCGGCCGGACTCAGCGCCGCCTTTTATCTGTCCCGCCTTGGATACGGCGTCACCGTGTTCGAAGCGGGTGAAGTGCCTGGAGGCATGCTCGCCTGGGGTATCCCGGCGTACCGTCTGCCCCGTGAAATCCTACGCCGGGAGATCGCCTATCTGCAGCACTATGGATTCGAAATCAAACTGAACCAGCCGATCGGAGGAGCCGGGCTTTCCATAAATGACCTGTTCAATCAGGGATACAACGCTGTTTTCCTTGCTATGGGGGCACAGGAAAGTATCCCCCTGGAAATCGAGGGGGCCGATATGGCAGGCATTGTGGACGGCTTATCCTGGTTGAAAGACATCAATCTCGGCAAGTCGGCCCTTGTCGAAGACCCTATCGCGGTGATCGGTGGCGGCAATACCGCCATCGATGCGGCCCGCAGCGCCCTCCGCCTGGGGGTGAAATCGGTTACGGTGCTTTACCGCCGTTCAAGAGAAGACATGCCGGCCATAGCGGAAGAAGTTGCAGAAGCGGAAAGGGAAGGGGTAAAGTTCATCTGCAGGGCAATACCCAAGCGATTTATATCGAAAAATGGGAAAATAATGGGCATTGAATGCCTGAAAGCGGAGCCAGGGGCTCCCGATAAAAGCGGCCGCCCACAACCGGTGACGCTTTCCGGGTCAGAATTTTTTGTCCAGGCGGGCATGGCCATCGTCGCCGTCGGGCAGCGGCCTGATCTGTCGCCCTTGGCTTCAGATTTCCAGGTTTTGCCGTCGGACCAACCTCTGGCAGTGAATTCACAAACGCTTGCCACGGAAATCGAGGGTGTTTTTGCCGGAGGCGATCTGGTCCGAGGACCGGCCTCCGTCATAGAAGCCTTGGCGGACGGCCGCCGGGCCGCATTTGCCATTCACAGCCATCTCAGCGAAGAACCGCCTCCGGCTCCGGGAGCTGGCGAAGCACCGACCATCGGTTGGGAATCGATCGACATGAATCATTTCAAAAAACGTCGGCGGGTGTCTCCCAGGACCCTTCCCGTATCTAAGCGTCTGGTTGGGTTCCCAGAAGTGGAAGCGAGCCTGGGAGAACGGGAAGCACTGATGGAGGCCGACCGGTGCCTGCAGTGCGGTTTGTTTCCCAGAAAAGAAGGATCCTCGAAATCGTCATGTAATCAGGGAGGTCAAAACGATGGGTGA
- the trpB gene encoding tryptophan synthase subunit beta — MAQDIKMPDEEGRFGEYGGRYVPPQLDAVLEEITSAYNAIKDDPGFKEELYALYKDYVGRPSPITYAQNLSDKIGGARLYLKREDLNHTGAHKINHCLGEVLLAKKMGKKKVIAETGAGQHGVALATAATLLGLECDIYMGEVDIVKEKPNVVRMKILGANLIPVTKGQRTLKEAVDDAFDAYLKDPVTQLYAIGSVVGPHPFPMMVRDFQEIVGMEAREQFQEKTGTLPDNLVACVGGGSNAMGLFTAFLQDENVNIYGVEPSGVGLQQGQHAATLTMGTPGILHGFKSYLLQDTKGDPLSVYSVASGLDYPGVGPQHSLLKDIGRVNYVTADDRETIDAFFELSRTEGIIPALESAHGVAYAMKLAKELPRNKTILVNLSGRGDKDIDFVVAKYGKNYGIVI; from the coding sequence ATGGCACAGGATATTAAAATGCCCGATGAGGAGGGACGTTTCGGAGAATACGGCGGGCGGTATGTTCCCCCTCAGTTGGATGCGGTACTGGAGGAAATCACTTCTGCCTACAATGCAATCAAAGACGATCCGGGATTCAAGGAGGAACTTTACGCTCTCTATAAGGATTATGTTGGGCGCCCGAGTCCCATTACGTACGCACAGAATTTATCGGATAAGATCGGCGGAGCCCGACTCTATCTTAAACGGGAGGACCTGAACCATACGGGTGCCCACAAGATCAACCATTGTCTTGGCGAAGTGCTGCTGGCCAAGAAGATGGGCAAGAAAAAGGTCATCGCAGAAACCGGGGCGGGGCAGCACGGTGTGGCTTTGGCGACAGCCGCAACCCTGCTTGGCCTCGAATGCGATATCTATATGGGTGAAGTGGACATCGTTAAGGAAAAGCCGAATGTTGTTCGGATGAAAATTCTTGGAGCCAATCTCATCCCCGTAACCAAGGGGCAACGGACTCTCAAAGAAGCCGTGGATGATGCATTCGATGCGTATCTGAAAGATCCCGTAACGCAACTATACGCGATCGGGTCTGTAGTGGGTCCCCATCCCTTTCCCATGATGGTACGGGATTTTCAGGAGATTGTGGGCATGGAAGCGCGAGAACAGTTTCAGGAAAAGACCGGAACCCTGCCGGATAACCTGGTGGCTTGCGTGGGTGGCGGCTCCAATGCGATGGGCCTGTTCACTGCATTTCTCCAAGACGAAAATGTGAACATTTATGGCGTGGAGCCGTCGGGGGTGGGGCTGCAGCAAGGGCAGCATGCGGCGACTCTTACCATGGGAACCCCTGGTATTCTGCACGGATTCAAGTCTTATTTGCTCCAGGACACGAAAGGTGATCCCCTGAGTGTCTACTCCGTGGCAAGCGGTCTCGATTATCCGGGTGTAGGCCCTCAGCACAGTTTGCTCAAGGATATCGGTCGGGTCAATTATGTTACGGCAGACGACCGGGAGACTATTGACGCTTTTTTTGAACTGTCCCGGACTGAAGGTATCATACCGGCTCTGGAAAGCGCCCACGGCGTTGCCTATGCAATGAAACTGGCCAAAGAACTGCCCCGTAACAAAACCATTTTGGTCAACCTGTCCGGGCGGGGTGACAAGGATATCGACTTTGTGGTGGCGAAATATGGCAAGAATTATGGGATTGTAATATAA
- a CDS encoding hotdog fold thioesterase produces the protein MDDRIRKAIHRQVAKEPFAEKFGLKLVALEAGYAKVEMIFTPDMENMFGQAHGGALFALIDEAFETASNSHGTMAVALNMNLAYTSAPTKGSTLTAEAKETNQTNRTALYEIKVTEGVRLIASCQALVYRLGKPLPFLDAS, from the coding sequence ATGGATGACAGAATTCGGAAGGCAATTCATAGACAGGTAGCGAAAGAACCCTTCGCCGAAAAATTTGGATTGAAACTGGTCGCTCTGGAGGCTGGTTATGCAAAAGTGGAAATGATTTTTACCCCGGACATGGAAAATATGTTTGGCCAAGCCCACGGCGGTGCCCTTTTTGCCCTGATAGACGAGGCTTTTGAAACGGCGTCCAATTCCCATGGCACCATGGCCGTTGCCCTGAACATGAACCTTGCCTATACGTCCGCGCCGACAAAGGGCTCTACCCTAACAGCTGAAGCAAAAGAAACGAACCAGACAAATAGAACGGCTCTTTATGAAATCAAAGTGACCGAAGGCGTTCGACTCATCGCGTCTTGTCAGGCCCTGGTTTATCGGCTGGGAAAACCCCTGCCTTTTCTGGATGCGTCTTAG
- a CDS encoding FAD-dependent oxidoreductase has product MTWNGIVVRHEDADIPSLTYAYLREARKISCGECSVCMIGLDRVIGIFRKFIEGTGTIQDLKEIEEIAYQVSVNGKCYFGRSAALVPVADAIKHFRQDFLALITGKRVLINRGYEFAVTAPCIEACPASLPITAYIEKIKNFQFRESLELIRLQCILPGVIGRTCTHPCETACIRQKIDESLSIRLLKRAAADEDLKEGASSLPLPRKEKPEKVCIIGAGPAGLAAAYHLRLFGYGVTIFEGLSAMGGMAAVGIPDYRLPKEVLFHETNLIKRMGVDVFLNRGVDVLKWDDLKKQGFKALFLSVGAHRGGDMGLAGENDLVDGFEQGIDFLRKVQERCSDIKPVRKVFILGGGNVAIDCARSCLRLGFSHVEILYRRSRKEMPALPEEIDEALKEGVKIRYLTAPLRVKSKWGRLEGLECVKMKLGDPDHTGRRKPVPVAGSSFTLKADKVIAATGQEVDTSFLTEKDREKLLRGNKVWADPLTCQTDLEGVFAGGDCVTGPATLIEALGMGNRAARSIDAYLQGKPYSPQNFFAGIDTSLQRNDGFLPTKQAVRVRLLPESRRMGDFIEVEAGFTRNEAMEEARRCLRCYRLMVWEVDKPKEEQPKGRGRGT; this is encoded by the coding sequence ATGACTTGGAACGGAATTGTTGTGCGCCACGAAGATGCGGATATCCCCTCCCTGACCTATGCTTATCTGCGAGAAGCAAGGAAAATATCCTGTGGTGAATGTTCCGTATGCATGATCGGCCTCGATCGGGTTATCGGGATATTTCGCAAATTCATCGAGGGCACCGGGACCATACAGGATCTGAAGGAGATCGAGGAAATCGCCTACCAGGTATCCGTCAACGGGAAGTGCTATTTCGGCCGTTCGGCAGCCCTTGTTCCGGTAGCGGACGCCATTAAACATTTCCGCCAAGATTTTCTGGCTCTGATAACGGGGAAGCGGGTGCTGATCAATCGTGGATATGAGTTCGCTGTTACAGCTCCCTGCATTGAGGCGTGTCCGGCGAGTCTGCCGATTACCGCATATATTGAAAAAATAAAAAACTTCCAGTTTCGAGAATCTCTTGAATTGATCCGTTTACAATGCATCCTGCCCGGTGTTATCGGGCGAACCTGTACACATCCCTGTGAAACGGCCTGTATTCGACAGAAAATAGACGAATCGCTCTCGATCCGCCTTCTTAAAAGGGCCGCTGCGGATGAGGATCTGAAAGAAGGCGCTTCATCCCTGCCGCTACCCCGCAAGGAAAAACCAGAAAAAGTCTGTATTATCGGGGCGGGACCGGCCGGGTTGGCGGCCGCCTACCACCTGCGGCTTTTCGGATACGGGGTTACGATCTTTGAGGGCCTTTCCGCCATGGGAGGAATGGCCGCGGTCGGTATTCCGGATTACCGGCTGCCCAAGGAAGTGCTGTTCCATGAGACGAACTTGATTAAACGCATGGGAGTGGACGTTTTCTTGAATCGTGGCGTGGATGTTCTGAAATGGGATGACCTGAAAAAACAAGGGTTCAAGGCTCTCTTCCTTTCAGTTGGTGCACACCGAGGGGGAGACATGGGCCTCGCTGGAGAAAATGATCTGGTCGATGGCTTTGAACAAGGTATTGATTTTCTCAGGAAAGTGCAGGAGCGTTGTTCCGACATCAAACCGGTACGGAAAGTGTTCATTCTCGGAGGGGGAAATGTTGCCATAGACTGCGCCCGAAGCTGTCTCCGTCTTGGATTTTCCCATGTGGAAATTCTCTATCGCCGTTCCCGCAAGGAAATGCCGGCATTACCGGAGGAAATTGACGAAGCCTTGAAAGAGGGGGTTAAGATTCGCTATCTCACGGCGCCGCTCAGAGTCAAGAGCAAATGGGGACGGCTCGAAGGCTTGGAATGTGTGAAGATGAAGTTGGGTGATCCTGACCACACGGGAAGGCGTAAACCCGTTCCGGTGGCGGGCTCCAGTTTCACCTTAAAGGCCGACAAGGTTATTGCCGCCACGGGTCAGGAAGTCGATACGTCCTTCTTAACGGAAAAAGACAGAGAGAAATTGCTCAGAGGAAATAAAGTCTGGGCAGATCCGCTTACCTGCCAGACGGACCTGGAAGGTGTCTTTGCCGGGGGTGATTGTGTAACAGGGCCGGCGACTCTCATTGAAGCGCTTGGCATGGGGAATCGTGCCGCCAGAAGTATCGATGCCTACCTCCAGGGCAAACCGTACAGCCCTCAAAATTTTTTCGCCGGAATCGATACATCCTTGCAGCGTAATGACGGATTTCTTCCAACGAAACAGGCCGTCCGGGTTAGACTGCTGCCCGAGTCCCGGCGGATGGGTGATTTTATTGAGGTGGAAGCCGGTTTTACGCGAAACGAAGCCATGGAGGAGGCGCGGCGCTGTCTGCGATGTTATCGCCTTATGGTCTGGGAAGTCGATAAACCAAAAGAGGAGCAGCCAAAGGGGAGGGGAAGGGGAACATGA
- a CDS encoding MarR family transcriptional regulator, with translation MAKSDYKNDASPNEKLMLTIVRLSEQYKKDCSLIFSRYGLTFPQYNVLRILDGSENKRNTISRVGKLMLVSGANMTGIAKRLERDGFLVRRGVPEDARIAFLEITTKGKQTLATIATHRDALIDHYLSDYDEETRQRLRSILRDCLRKVTDR, from the coding sequence ATGGCAAAATCAGATTATAAAAACGATGCCAGTCCAAATGAAAAATTGATGCTGACGATTGTCCGGCTCTCGGAACAATACAAGAAAGACTGTTCCTTGATATTCAGCCGTTACGGATTGACTTTTCCTCAGTATAACGTGCTTCGGATTCTGGATGGTTCTGAAAATAAAAGGAATACCATCTCGCGGGTGGGTAAGTTGATGCTCGTTTCGGGTGCCAATATGACCGGCATCGCCAAAAGACTGGAACGGGACGGCTTTCTTGTCCGTAGGGGTGTTCCGGAAGATGCGAGAATTGCGTTTCTGGAGATCACCACGAAAGGAAAACAAACCCTGGCAACCATTGCCACCCATCGTGATGCCCTGATCGATCATTATCTTTCCGATTATGATGAGGAAACCAGACAGAGACTTCGATCCATCTTACGTGATTGCCTGAGAAAAGTGACAGACAGGTGA
- a CDS encoding 2Fe-2S iron-sulfur cluster binding domain-containing protein produces MIRIHIDDQTVETKGGGSILTEAGKLHIRIPTLCYHESLSPFGACRLCVVEVKQGRRWDLTTSCNTEIVQDMIVRTDSPEIRRSRKAAAELLYYKYPRTRAIRDIAERLGVRVTQTKEDARECILCGLCVRACQEIVGVNALRFEDRGPDHPGEPPRIGYLGDSCICCGACAFICPTGYIRMEPVGADRRMIWERVFEMGACRVCGKKFAPLAQLEYLSRRSDIPLAQVMTCITCREAGIPASVVDEKDWVSMHQHR; encoded by the coding sequence ATGATTCGTATCCATATCGATGATCAAACCGTGGAAACGAAGGGGGGAGGGAGCATCCTGACCGAAGCCGGCAAGCTCCACATCCGAATCCCCACTCTTTGCTATCATGAAAGCCTTTCCCCCTTCGGGGCTTGTCGCCTCTGTGTCGTGGAAGTCAAACAGGGGAGGAGATGGGACTTGACGACTTCCTGCAATACGGAAATTGTACAGGATATGATCGTGAGGACCGATTCACCTGAAATTCGTCGCAGCCGCAAAGCCGCGGCCGAACTGCTTTACTATAAGTATCCCCGTACCAGGGCGATTCGGGATATTGCGGAAAGGCTGGGCGTCAGGGTCACGCAAACGAAGGAGGATGCACGGGAGTGTATTCTCTGCGGCCTGTGCGTGCGTGCATGCCAGGAGATCGTGGGAGTGAATGCCCTTCGTTTCGAGGACCGGGGGCCGGACCATCCTGGAGAACCGCCCAGGATAGGCTATCTGGGGGATTCCTGTATTTGCTGTGGTGCATGCGCCTTTATCTGTCCGACGGGTTATATCCGGATGGAACCGGTTGGGGCGGATCGGCGGATGATCTGGGAGAGGGTTTTTGAAATGGGGGCTTGCCGGGTGTGCGGAAAGAAGTTCGCCCCGTTGGCGCAATTGGAATACCTGAGCCGCCGGTCCGATATACCGCTTGCCCAGGTGATGACATGCATTACGTGCCGGGAAGCGGGAATCCCTGCAAGCGTTGTGGACGAAAAGGACTGGGTCTCCATGCACCAACACAGGTAG
- a CDS encoding transcriptional regulator, with the protein METKDEWIRVFAEITDVGEMNAFLHEMFTPKEMMDIRLRWQLLKELHEGETQRSIASRHRMSLCKITRGAKLLKAKNSLVKKILDNMKELS; encoded by the coding sequence ATGGAGACAAAAGATGAATGGATCAGAGTTTTTGCAGAAATAACGGATGTTGGGGAAATGAATGCTTTTTTGCATGAAATGTTTACACCCAAAGAAATGATGGATATTCGGTTGCGCTGGCAACTGTTGAAGGAATTGCACGAAGGCGAAACCCAGAGAAGTATAGCCTCAAGGCATCGGATGAGTCTTTGTAAAATCACCCGGGGAGCCAAACTTTTAAAGGCGAAAAACTCTCTGGTAAAGAAAATTCTTGATAATATGAAGGAGCTTTCATGA
- a CDS encoding OmpA family protein: MKKTLIVGGLCFSMMIGCAAPQTNTQKGAVYGAAGGAVAGAVAGQVIGRDTKGTLIGAAIGAAVGGVGGAAVGRMMDNQERAMRDAMAESEAAQISREGNMLAVTFKGDVTFDTDSDVVRLGLLSEIDRVAGVMRSYPDTYIRVEGHTDSVGSEEYNMGLSMRRANAVKILLVQRGITENRIEAVGFGEDLPVATNDTEAGRQKNRRVEIKIVPKS; the protein is encoded by the coding sequence ATGAAGAAGACACTGATAGTGGGGGGATTGTGCTTTTCGATGATGATCGGATGTGCCGCGCCCCAGACAAACACACAGAAAGGTGCCGTTTACGGGGCCGCCGGTGGGGCCGTGGCGGGTGCGGTTGCAGGACAGGTGATTGGGCGCGATACGAAGGGAACTTTGATCGGTGCGGCTATTGGTGCCGCAGTGGGGGGAGTGGGCGGGGCCGCCGTCGGGAGAATGATGGACAATCAGGAAAGGGCCATGCGCGATGCAATGGCTGAATCCGAAGCGGCACAAATTTCGCGGGAAGGGAATATGCTTGCCGTGACCTTCAAAGGGGATGTGACGTTTGACACCGATTCAGATGTCGTCCGACTGGGACTGCTTTCCGAGATCGACCGGGTCGCGGGAGTCATGAGGTCATATCCCGATACCTACATCCGGGTGGAAGGGCATACAGACAGTGTGGGATCTGAGGAATACAACATGGGTCTGTCCATGCGGCGGGCCAATGCGGTGAAAATTTTGCTGGTACAGAGGGGCATTACGGAAAACCGCATCGAGGCGGTGGGATTTGGAGAAGATTTGCCGGTTGCCACCAACGATACCGAAGCGGGTCGTCAAAAAAACCGGAGAGTCGAGATCAAGATCGTCCCGAAATCCTAG
- a CDS encoding molybdopterin-dependent oxidoreductase produces the protein MGEGMEIYKTVCMLCFQVCGIDAHVRDGKLVKVEGMKEHPFSRGVLCHRGYRLPEYVYAPDRLKYPLRRNSAGGFDRISWSEALDEIATRLQAIKAEHGARAVGLSIGSKGAEDFQISAFAQRWRGAFGTPNFFSIEAHCFRSRIMARQMTFGMYPLSDPDNTECIILWGHNPDATEPPLSARINKLLDRGLRLVVIDPKRVPLARKGLYLQIKPGTDAALALAMIHVIIRERLYDMDFIDHYTTGFEKLSAHVASCTPEWAAEICEVAAEDICHISRIFACAKSTCIEAGICSLDQHINGFQTNRAMAILQAITGNINKPGGWCQNPFMRMPDLRLVDGYKGQVPIGCKNYPIFHGFWGMTSPYGRQMDLPEAILNENPYPVRAMLVHGSNMVAAWPDSDLFTQAMAKLDLLVVMDLFMTQTAKLAHFVLPASANPERLGVAMNYGLTGGMPYCLLNRRIIDPPGECWPDWKYFAELGRRMGYDEYFPWQTDEEMVDLLLQPSGITRRQLEEEHPSGMWFGERAHSMTGKIRTPSGKIELYSATLQDAGYEPLPTYVASPQDSSVCPDLTRNYPLTAVTGMRSPYYVGWQFRSIQELRRMEPNPRVEVHPQDAASLGITDGEEVYVETPDKSIRLKAFLTEDIKPGVIGIAHGWEGTHNGNVLAKNQPNDPVTGYPALMRNFACRIKKI, from the coding sequence ATGGGTGAAGGTATGGAAATCTATAAAACAGTCTGTATGTTATGTTTTCAGGTATGCGGGATCGATGCACATGTCAGGGACGGAAAGCTCGTTAAGGTGGAGGGGATGAAGGAACACCCGTTCAGCCGGGGCGTTCTCTGTCACCGGGGCTACCGGCTTCCTGAATATGTTTACGCCCCGGACCGTCTCAAATATCCCCTGCGAAGAAACAGCGCCGGGGGATTTGACCGGATAAGCTGGAGCGAAGCGCTGGATGAAATTGCGACAAGACTGCAGGCCATCAAGGCAGAACACGGCGCTCGGGCGGTAGGCCTTTCCATCGGGTCCAAGGGAGCAGAAGATTTTCAGATCTCAGCTTTCGCCCAGCGGTGGCGGGGCGCATTCGGCACGCCTAATTTTTTCTCTATCGAGGCACACTGTTTCCGATCCCGTATCATGGCCCGGCAGATGACCTTCGGCATGTATCCGCTTTCCGATCCGGACAATACCGAATGCATCATCCTCTGGGGGCATAACCCGGATGCAACGGAACCGCCTCTGTCCGCCCGGATCAACAAACTCCTGGACAGGGGGCTACGGCTTGTTGTCATTGATCCCAAACGTGTCCCCCTGGCAAGGAAGGGTCTGTATCTTCAGATCAAGCCCGGTACGGATGCGGCCCTGGCCCTGGCCATGATCCATGTCATCATTCGGGAACGGCTTTATGACATGGATTTTATAGATCATTATACAACCGGTTTTGAAAAATTGAGCGCCCACGTGGCTTCTTGCACACCGGAATGGGCCGCCGAGATCTGTGAGGTCGCGGCGGAAGATATCTGCCATATCAGCCGTATTTTCGCCTGTGCGAAAAGCACCTGCATCGAAGCGGGGATCTGTTCTCTGGATCAGCATATCAACGGATTCCAGACCAATCGCGCCATGGCTATTCTCCAAGCCATCACGGGCAACATCAACAAACCCGGAGGCTGGTGCCAGAATCCCTTCATGCGGATGCCCGACTTGAGGCTTGTCGATGGCTATAAAGGGCAGGTCCCTATCGGCTGCAAGAATTATCCGATTTTCCATGGGTTCTGGGGCATGACATCGCCCTATGGCCGGCAAATGGACCTGCCGGAAGCCATCCTCAATGAAAATCCTTATCCCGTCAGGGCCATGCTGGTTCATGGCAGCAACATGGTCGCCGCCTGGCCCGATTCAGACCTCTTTACCCAGGCTATGGCAAAGTTGGACCTCCTCGTCGTTATGGATCTTTTCATGACACAAACGGCAAAGCTCGCCCATTTCGTTCTCCCAGCCTCGGCCAATCCCGAGCGCCTCGGCGTGGCCATGAATTATGGGCTAACCGGAGGAATGCCGTATTGCCTCCTGAACCGCAGGATCATAGATCCTCCCGGTGAATGCTGGCCGGACTGGAAGTATTTCGCCGAACTCGGACGTCGGATGGGTTATGATGAATATTTCCCCTGGCAAACGGACGAAGAGATGGTGGATTTGTTGCTGCAGCCAAGCGGTATCACGCGCAGGCAACTGGAAGAAGAACATCCTTCAGGCATGTGGTTCGGTGAACGGGCTCATAGCATGACCGGCAAGATTCGAACGCCTTCCGGGAAAATCGAACTCTATTCCGCAACCTTGCAAGATGCCGGCTACGAACCGTTGCCAACCTATGTAGCAAGCCCTCAGGATTCTTCGGTTTGCCCCGACCTGACACGAAACTATCCTCTAACCGCCGTTACGGGCATGAGAAGTCCTTATTATGTCGGCTGGCAATTCAGGAGCATTCAGGAACTCAGGCGGATGGAACCGAATCCCCGAGTGGAGGTGCATCCCCAGGACGCCGCATCCCTTGGCATTACTGACGGAGAAGAAGTATATGTAGAAACACCCGACAAGTCAATTCGGCTGAAAGCGTTTCTAACCGAAGACATAAAGCCCGGTGTGATCGGTATCGCCCACGGCTGGGAGGGAACGCACAATGGAAATGTCCTGGCAAAAAACCAGCCGAACGATCCCGTAACGGGTTATCCGGCCCTGATGCGCAATTTTGCCTGCCGGATCAAAAAAATCTAA